A window of Streptomyces sp. SAI-127 contains these coding sequences:
- a CDS encoding (2Fe-2S)-binding protein, with translation MTRISVKVDGTVYQDEVEPRLLLIHYLRDRLGLTGTPIGCDTSNCGACTVDLDGASVKSCSVLAVQADGSEVTTVEGLARNGEWTGLQRAFHERHALQCGYCTPGMLMAARDLLRENPHPTSDEVRHALEGNLCRCTGYQNIVRAVLAAAEPAEQGVTT, from the coding sequence ATGACCCGTATCTCGGTGAAAGTGGACGGCACGGTGTACCAGGACGAGGTGGAGCCTCGTCTGCTGCTGATCCACTACCTGCGTGACCGGCTCGGCCTGACCGGCACCCCGATCGGCTGCGACACCTCCAACTGCGGGGCCTGCACCGTCGACCTCGACGGTGCGAGCGTCAAGAGCTGCTCGGTGCTCGCCGTCCAGGCGGACGGGAGCGAAGTGACCACGGTGGAGGGACTGGCCCGGAACGGGGAGTGGACCGGCCTCCAGCGTGCCTTCCACGAACGGCACGCGCTCCAGTGCGGCTACTGCACTCCCGGCATGCTCATGGCGGCGCGCGATCTGCTGCGCGAGAACCCGCACCCGACCTCGGACGAGGTGCGGCACGCCCTGGAGGGCAACCTCTGCCGCTGCACTGGCTACCAGAACATCGTGCGGGCCGTGCTGGCCGCCGCCGAACCCGCCGAGCAGGGGGTGACGACATGA
- a CDS encoding XdhC family protein, with amino-acid sequence MRDILPVLNGWYTAGVPFGLATVVSTSRSAPRDPGAAMAVGPDDEVVGSVSGGCVEGAVFELAQEVVASGEARLETFGYSDEDAFAVGLTCGGEITLLVRPVTAALDPAFGEIAESVAAARPVTVATVTDGPAPRGATLAVWPDRVAGTLGSTGLDVAVTADARGELALGATGSRHYGPHGERREDAVTVFLHSFAPPPRMLVFGAIDYAAAVARIGAFLGYRVTVCDARPVFATPKRFPEGVEVVVDWPHRYLGGTVTDERTVICVLTHDPKFDVPLLEEALRRPAAYIGAMGSRRTHDDRMKRLAESGLTEAELARLRSPVGLDLGARTPEEVAVSVAAEIVALRWGGSGAPLTATAGAIHPSS; translated from the coding sequence ATGCGTGACATCCTCCCGGTGCTGAACGGCTGGTACACGGCAGGGGTGCCGTTCGGACTGGCCACGGTGGTCTCGACGAGCCGCAGCGCGCCGCGCGATCCGGGCGCGGCCATGGCCGTGGGTCCGGACGACGAGGTCGTCGGCAGTGTGTCCGGCGGCTGTGTCGAGGGGGCCGTGTTCGAGCTGGCCCAGGAGGTCGTGGCGAGCGGCGAGGCCCGCCTGGAGACCTTCGGGTACAGCGACGAGGACGCGTTCGCGGTGGGCCTCACCTGCGGCGGGGAGATCACGCTTCTCGTACGTCCCGTGACGGCCGCCCTCGATCCCGCGTTCGGCGAGATCGCGGAGTCGGTCGCGGCGGCCCGCCCGGTGACCGTGGCGACGGTGACCGACGGTCCCGCACCCCGCGGGGCCACGCTCGCCGTGTGGCCGGACCGGGTCGCGGGCACCCTCGGCAGCACCGGCCTGGACGTCGCGGTCACCGCCGACGCGCGCGGCGAACTCGCCCTGGGCGCGACGGGGTCGAGGCACTACGGCCCGCACGGCGAGCGCCGCGAGGACGCGGTCACCGTCTTCCTGCACTCCTTCGCCCCGCCGCCCCGCATGCTGGTCTTCGGCGCGATCGACTACGCGGCCGCGGTCGCCCGGATCGGCGCCTTCCTCGGCTACCGGGTCACGGTCTGCGACGCCCGCCCGGTCTTCGCCACGCCGAAGCGCTTCCCTGAGGGTGTGGAGGTCGTCGTGGACTGGCCGCACCGCTACCTCGGCGGCACCGTCACCGACGAACGCACCGTGATCTGCGTCCTGACCCACGACCCGAAGTTCGACGTGCCCCTGCTGGAGGAGGCGCTGCGCCGGCCGGCGGCGTACATCGGGGCGATGGGCAGCCGGCGTACCCACGACGACCGGATGAAGCGGCTGGCCGAATCGGGGCTGACCGAGGCCGAGTTGGCCCGGCTGCGCTCGCCGGTCGGCCTCGACCTCGGTGCCCGTACACCGGAGGAGGTCGCCGTGTCCGTGGCCGCCGAGATCGTCGCGCTGCGCTGGGGCGGCAGCGGTGCCCCGCTGACGGCGACGGCGGGGGCGATCCATCCGTCTTCGTGA
- a CDS encoding VWA domain-containing protein: MSGTVDAVFLAFARALRVAGVDASAERVHAFLRAVAELGPAQVYWAGRLTLCGSHEDLERYDQVFAARFGGESAEAGRRAAPPGRRLAVGDTQAGRRTRTPEEPALPPAAALAGSAEVLRHRDIAELDAAERAALRRLLAAFALHGQARRTARRRPARRGAVDPHRTVRELLRQGGEPARLRHRARAERPRRVVLLVDVSGSMAPYADALLRFAHAAAHGGRTTRTDVFTIATRLTRVTRELSHRDPDLAMAALAAAVPDWRGGTRLGELLREFLNRWGQRGTARGAVVVVLSDGWERGDPELLAAQMRRLHRLAHRVIWANPRKARPGYAPLAAGMAAALPSVDAFVEGHSLAALERLAAVVKGADDA, translated from the coding sequence ATGTCCGGGACGGTCGATGCTGTCTTCCTCGCCTTTGCCCGCGCCCTTCGCGTGGCAGGGGTCGACGCGAGCGCCGAGCGGGTGCACGCCTTTCTGCGTGCGGTGGCCGAGCTGGGGCCGGCGCAGGTGTACTGGGCGGGGCGGCTGACGCTGTGCGGGAGCCACGAGGACCTGGAACGCTACGACCAGGTGTTCGCGGCTCGCTTCGGCGGCGAGTCGGCCGAGGCCGGTCGGCGGGCGGCCCCTCCCGGGCGGCGGCTCGCCGTAGGGGACACGCAGGCCGGGCGCCGCACCCGGACGCCCGAGGAACCCGCCCTCCCACCCGCGGCCGCGCTCGCCGGCTCCGCCGAGGTCCTGCGCCACCGCGACATCGCCGAACTGGACGCCGCCGAACGCGCGGCCCTGCGTCGCCTGCTGGCCGCGTTCGCGCTGCACGGCCAGGCACGGCGTACGGCCCGTCGCCGCCCGGCGAGGCGCGGTGCCGTGGATCCGCACCGGACCGTGCGGGAGCTGTTGCGGCAGGGCGGGGAACCGGCCCGCCTCCGGCACCGCGCACGGGCCGAGCGGCCCCGCCGGGTCGTGCTGCTCGTGGACGTCAGCGGCTCGATGGCGCCGTACGCCGACGCGCTGCTGCGCTTCGCCCACGCGGCGGCCCATGGCGGCCGCACTACCCGCACCGACGTGTTCACGATCGCCACCCGGCTGACCCGCGTCACCCGCGAGCTCTCGCACCGCGATCCGGACCTGGCGATGGCCGCCCTGGCCGCCGCCGTGCCGGACTGGCGCGGGGGTACCCGGCTCGGTGAGCTGCTGCGGGAGTTCCTGAACCGCTGGGGGCAGCGGGGCACGGCACGCGGGGCGGTCGTGGTGGTGCTGTCGGACGGCTGGGAGCGTGGCGATCCGGAGCTGCTCGCGGCGCAGATGCGACGCTTGCACCGGCTGGCGCACCGGGTGATCTGGGCCAATCCGCGCAAGGCACGCCCCGGTTACGCGCCCCTGGCCGCCGGGATGGCGGCCGCGCTGCCGAGCGTGGACGCGTTCGTCGAGGGGCACAGCCTGGCCGCGCTGGAGCGTCTGGCGGCGGTGGTGAAAGGAGCCGACGATGCGTGA
- a CDS encoding xanthine dehydrogenase family protein subunit M has protein sequence MIPPSFDYTRPSSVEEAVRALSEGGEDAKVLAGGQSLLPLLRLRLAFPELVVDVGRVPGLTGVREEGETLVIGALTTHHDVVRDPLVRRHAGLLAAATAGVGDPAVRHRGTVGGSLAHADPAGDLPAVVLALDAELIATGPGGRRAIPAREFFVDYLQTALEPDELLVEIRIPKADGWGFHYEKFHRVAQSWAIVGVAALVRRDDGHIAEARVGLTNMGSTPLRASATEEALTGSADGPAVARAAESAAEGTRPSRDLSGSPEYRAHLARVLTRRAVLAAAGMG, from the coding sequence ATGATTCCTCCCAGCTTCGACTACACCCGTCCGAGCAGCGTCGAGGAGGCGGTGCGCGCGCTCTCCGAGGGCGGCGAGGACGCCAAGGTGCTGGCCGGCGGGCAGAGCCTGCTGCCGCTGCTCAGGCTCCGGCTGGCCTTTCCCGAACTGGTGGTGGACGTCGGGCGCGTCCCCGGTCTGACGGGGGTGCGCGAGGAGGGCGAGACCCTCGTCATCGGCGCGTTGACCACCCACCACGACGTGGTCCGCGACCCGCTGGTCCGCCGGCACGCGGGTCTCCTGGCCGCCGCCACGGCCGGGGTCGGAGATCCCGCCGTACGGCACCGGGGGACCGTCGGCGGCTCGCTCGCGCACGCCGACCCGGCCGGTGACCTGCCCGCCGTGGTGCTCGCCCTGGACGCGGAGCTGATCGCCACCGGGCCGGGCGGCAGGCGCGCGATCCCCGCGCGGGAGTTCTTCGTCGACTATCTCCAGACCGCCCTGGAGCCCGACGAACTCCTGGTGGAGATCCGGATACCGAAGGCCGACGGCTGGGGTTTCCACTACGAGAAGTTCCACCGGGTGGCCCAGTCCTGGGCGATCGTCGGCGTGGCCGCGCTGGTGCGGCGGGACGACGGGCACATCGCCGAGGCCAGGGTCGGGCTGACCAACATGGGGTCCACTCCGCTGCGCGCCTCGGCGACCGAGGAGGCTCTGACCGGCAGCGCGGACGGACCGGCCGTGGCGCGGGCCGCGGAGTCGGCGGCGGAGGGGACCCGGCCCTCCCGGGACCTGTCCGGGTCGCCCGAGTACCGGGCGCATCTGGCGCGGGTGCTGACCAGGCGGGCGGTGCTGGCCGCCGCCGGGATGGGGTGA
- a CDS encoding metallophosphoesterase → MRLLLMSDTHLPKRAKQLPAPLLAELPHADVVFHAGDWVDTATLDLLESRSARLVGVYGNNDGPDLRARLPEVAYAELGGLRFAVVHETGAAQGREARCAARYPDADVLVFGHSHIPWDTTAPGGLRLLNPGSPTDRRRQPHCTYMTATVADGRLTDVTLHRLPLRIVSP, encoded by the coding sequence GTGCGCCTGCTGCTGATGTCCGACACCCACCTGCCCAAGCGCGCCAAGCAGCTTCCGGCCCCGCTGCTCGCCGAGCTCCCGCACGCCGACGTCGTCTTCCACGCCGGCGACTGGGTGGACACCGCCACCCTCGACCTGCTGGAGAGCCGCAGCGCACGGCTCGTCGGGGTCTACGGCAACAACGACGGACCCGACCTGCGCGCACGACTGCCCGAGGTGGCGTACGCCGAACTCGGCGGCCTGCGCTTCGCCGTCGTCCACGAGACCGGCGCCGCCCAGGGCCGCGAGGCCCGCTGCGCCGCCCGCTACCCCGACGCCGACGTCCTGGTCTTCGGCCACAGCCACATCCCCTGGGACACCACCGCCCCCGGCGGACTGCGGCTGCTCAACCCCGGCTCACCGACCGACCGCCGCCGCCAGCCCCACTGCACCTACATGACGGCGACCGTGGCCGACGGCCGCCTCACCGACGTCACGCTGCACCGCCTGCCGCTGCGGATCGTTTCGCCGTAG
- a CDS encoding xanthine dehydrogenase family protein molybdopterin-binding subunit translates to MTEVGTARLRKEDARLLTGQTRWTDNIDATGMLHLAVLRSPMAHARIDRVDVSPALERPGVVAAFSGADLAEGMGSLPCAWPVTEDIVLPDHPPIATAEVRYAGDPVAVVVARDRYAAADALEAIEVDYAPLPPVLDLEAALEPEAPLVHSDKGTNRCYDWPLRSGEDFAAVRQRAEVTLKRRYHQQRLIPNAMEPRAVVVTPIASSDEYTVYSSTQIPHILRVMLAVVTGVPEHKLRVVAPDVGGGFGSKLQVYGEEALTLAVARRLGRPVKWTESRSEGYLATHHGRGMIQDVEIAANRDGTLLGLKADLLVDMGAYLMLVTPGIPILGAFMYPGIYKMGSYELNVTGVFTTRTPTDAYRGAGRPEATYAIERIMDELADELGLDPVELRRRNWIRHEEFPYTTIAGLTYDSGNYEAATDKALALFDYDKLRAEQADRNQRGDTVRLGIGVSTYTEMCGLAPSRVLRDLRYAAGGWEAASVRMLPTGKVEVVTGTSPHGQGHVTSWSQIAADVLGVPFDDVQVVHGDTKAAPQGMDTYGSRSLVVGGTAVHHAATKVVDKARKVAAHLLEASEQDLEFTDGVFSVKGSPDARRTIQEIAFETFTSHDLPDGLEPTINAGHLTDPDNFSFPHGTHLCAVEVDTETGQTRIRSYVAVDDVGRVINPMIVEGQVHGGLAQGIAQALYEEAVYDDEGNLVSGTMADYLVPSAPDLPEFVTDRTETPATTNPMGVKGVGEAGTIASTPAVVGAIVDALRPLGVRDVRMPCTPERVWQALKEASA, encoded by the coding sequence ATGACCGAGGTCGGCACGGCCCGGCTCCGCAAGGAGGACGCCCGGCTGCTCACCGGACAGACTCGCTGGACCGACAACATCGACGCCACCGGGATGCTGCACCTGGCGGTCCTGCGCAGCCCCATGGCGCACGCCCGGATCGACCGGGTCGACGTCTCCCCCGCGCTCGAACGCCCGGGCGTGGTCGCCGCGTTCAGCGGCGCCGATCTCGCGGAGGGCATGGGTTCCCTCCCCTGCGCCTGGCCCGTGACCGAGGACATCGTGCTGCCCGACCACCCGCCGATCGCGACCGCCGAGGTGCGCTACGCGGGGGACCCGGTGGCGGTGGTGGTGGCCCGCGACCGGTACGCGGCCGCCGACGCGCTGGAGGCGATCGAGGTCGACTACGCACCGCTGCCCCCGGTCCTCGACCTGGAGGCCGCTCTGGAGCCGGAGGCCCCCCTCGTCCACTCCGACAAGGGCACCAACCGCTGCTACGACTGGCCGCTGCGCAGCGGCGAGGACTTCGCCGCGGTACGGCAGCGCGCCGAGGTGACCCTCAAGCGCCGCTACCACCAGCAGCGCCTGATCCCCAACGCCATGGAACCGCGCGCGGTCGTCGTCACCCCGATCGCCTCGTCCGACGAGTACACGGTCTACTCCTCCACCCAGATCCCGCACATCCTGCGGGTCATGCTCGCCGTGGTCACCGGTGTCCCCGAGCACAAGCTGCGGGTGGTCGCCCCGGACGTGGGCGGCGGCTTCGGCTCCAAACTCCAGGTGTACGGCGAGGAGGCACTCACCCTCGCGGTCGCGCGCCGCCTCGGACGGCCCGTGAAGTGGACCGAGTCCCGCTCCGAGGGCTACCTCGCCACCCATCACGGCCGGGGCATGATCCAGGACGTCGAGATCGCCGCGAACCGCGACGGCACCCTGCTCGGCCTCAAGGCGGACCTGCTGGTCGACATGGGCGCCTATCTGATGCTGGTCACCCCGGGCATCCCGATCCTGGGCGCGTTCATGTACCCGGGCATCTACAAGATGGGCTCCTACGAACTCAACGTCACCGGAGTCTTCACGACCAGGACGCCGACGGACGCCTACCGCGGTGCCGGGCGGCCGGAGGCGACGTACGCCATCGAACGGATCATGGACGAGCTGGCGGACGAACTCGGCCTGGATCCGGTGGAGTTGCGGCGCCGGAACTGGATCCGGCACGAGGAGTTCCCCTACACGACCATCGCGGGCCTCACGTACGACAGCGGCAACTACGAGGCCGCGACCGACAAGGCGCTCGCGCTGTTCGACTACGACAAGCTGCGCGCCGAGCAGGCGGACCGCAATCAGCGGGGCGACACCGTACGTCTCGGGATCGGGGTGTCGACGTACACCGAGATGTGCGGGCTCGCGCCGAGCCGGGTGCTGAGGGATCTGCGGTACGCGGCCGGCGGCTGGGAGGCGGCGAGCGTGCGCATGCTGCCGACCGGCAAGGTCGAGGTCGTCACGGGCACCAGCCCGCACGGGCAGGGGCATGTGACCAGTTGGAGCCAGATCGCCGCCGATGTGCTCGGGGTGCCCTTCGACGATGTCCAGGTGGTGCACGGGGACACCAAGGCTGCTCCGCAGGGGATGGACACCTACGGCTCGCGGTCGCTGGTGGTCGGCGGCACGGCCGTGCATCACGCCGCGACCAAGGTGGTGGACAAGGCCCGGAAGGTCGCCGCGCATCTGCTCGAAGCGAGTGAGCAGGACCTGGAGTTCACCGACGGCGTCTTCTCCGTGAAAGGGTCGCCGGACGCCCGCAGGACGATCCAGGAGATCGCCTTCGAGACGTTCACCTCGCACGACCTGCCCGACGGCCTGGAGCCCACCATCAACGCCGGGCACCTGACCGATCCGGACAACTTCTCCTTTCCGCACGGCACGCACCTGTGCGCGGTGGAGGTCGACACCGAGACCGGGCAGACGCGGATCAGGTCGTACGTCGCCGTGGACGACGTCGGCCGGGTGATCAACCCGATGATCGTCGAGGGCCAGGTGCACGGCGGACTCGCGCAGGGCATCGCGCAGGCCCTGTACGAGGAGGCGGTCTACGACGACGAGGGCAACCTGGTCTCCGGCACGATGGCCGACTATCTGGTGCCCTCGGCGCCGGACCTGCCGGAGTTCGTGACGGACCGGACGGAGACGCCCGCGACGACGAATCCGATGGGCGTCAAGGGAGTCGGCGAGGCGGGCACCATCGCCTCCACGCCGGCCGTGGTGGGGGCGATCGTGGACGCGCTGCGGCCGCTCGGCGTGCGCGACGTGCGGATGCCCTGTACGCCCGAGCGGGTCTGGCAGGCCCTGAAGGAGGCCTCGGCATGA
- a CDS encoding TetM/TetW/TetO/TetS family tetracycline resistance ribosomal protection protein yields the protein MHLLNLGILAHVDAGKTSLTERLLHSVGVIDEIGSVDAGSTQTDTLALERRRGITIKSAVVSFAVDDVTVNLIDTPGHPDFIAEVERVLGVLDGAVLVVSAVEGVQAQTRVLMRTLQRLRIPTLVFVNKIDRRGARYDGVLRAIAERLTPAVVPMGTVGGLGGRDARFLPGIGAYDVLADHDDDLLSACVEGRVGEDLLRRALVAQTRQALVHPVYFGSAVTGAGVPELITGIKELLPAADGDPDGPVSGTVFKVDRGPAGEKVAYARLFSGTLGIRDRVPFGEARTEGRITAISVFDGGTETRREAVPANRIAKLWGLADIRIGDALGEPRKAHGHFFAPPSLETVVVPGPDTDARSLHLALTQLAEQDPLIDLRHDEVRQETSVSLYGEVQKEVVQATLAEEFGLDVTFRETTPLCIERPSGSGAAAEFIKKDANPFLATVGLRVDPAPVGSGVAFRLEVELGAMPYAFFKAVEDTVRDTLHQGLEGWQVTDCTVTMTHSGYWPRQSHAHQGFDKSMSSTGADFRGLTPLVLVEALRRAGTQVYEPMHRFRIEAPADTLGALLPVLAALRAVPQTTETRGDRCVLEGAVPAARVHALEQRLPGLARGEGELESGFDHYAPVSHGTVPRRPRSDHNPLNRKEYLLNVTRRVGG from the coding sequence GTGCACCTGCTCAATCTCGGGATCCTCGCCCACGTCGACGCCGGTAAGACCAGCCTGACCGAGCGGCTCCTGCACTCGGTCGGAGTCATCGACGAGATCGGCAGCGTCGACGCCGGCAGCACACAGACCGACACGCTGGCCCTCGAGCGCCGGCGCGGCATCACCATCAAGTCCGCCGTCGTCTCCTTCGCGGTCGACGACGTGACCGTCAACCTCATCGACACCCCCGGCCACCCCGACTTCATCGCCGAGGTGGAACGGGTCCTCGGCGTGCTCGACGGCGCTGTGCTCGTCGTCTCGGCCGTCGAGGGCGTTCAGGCGCAGACCCGCGTCCTGATGCGGACCCTCCAGCGGCTGCGCATCCCGACCCTCGTCTTCGTCAACAAGATCGACCGGAGGGGCGCCCGGTACGACGGTGTCCTGCGGGCCATCGCCGAGCGGCTCACCCCGGCGGTCGTGCCGATGGGGACAGTGGGCGGACTCGGCGGGCGGGACGCCCGCTTCCTCCCCGGGATCGGTGCCTACGACGTTCTCGCCGACCATGACGACGACCTGCTGTCGGCCTGTGTCGAGGGGCGGGTCGGCGAGGATCTGCTGCGCCGGGCACTGGTCGCGCAGACCCGGCAGGCCCTGGTGCACCCGGTGTACTTCGGCTCGGCGGTCACCGGCGCGGGCGTGCCCGAACTGATCACCGGCATCAAGGAGCTGCTGCCCGCCGCCGACGGCGACCCCGACGGGCCCGTCTCCGGCACGGTGTTCAAGGTCGACCGGGGACCGGCGGGGGAGAAGGTCGCGTACGCGCGCCTGTTCTCCGGCACGCTCGGCATCCGCGACCGGGTGCCGTTCGGTGAGGCGCGCACCGAGGGCCGTATCACCGCGATCAGCGTGTTCGACGGAGGCACCGAGACCCGTCGGGAGGCGGTCCCGGCGAACCGGATCGCCAAGCTCTGGGGCCTGGCCGACATCCGCATCGGGGACGCCCTCGGCGAGCCCCGCAAGGCCCACGGCCACTTCTTCGCCCCGCCCTCCCTCGAGACGGTCGTCGTCCCGGGCCCGGACACCGACGCCAGGTCCCTCCACCTCGCCCTCACCCAGCTCGCCGAGCAGGACCCGCTGATCGACCTGCGCCACGACGAGGTCCGCCAGGAGACCTCCGTCTCCCTCTACGGCGAGGTCCAGAAAGAGGTCGTCCAGGCCACGCTCGCCGAGGAGTTCGGTCTCGACGTCACCTTCCGCGAGACCACGCCCCTGTGCATCGAGCGCCCGTCCGGGTCGGGCGCGGCCGCCGAGTTCATCAAGAAGGACGCCAACCCCTTCCTCGCCACCGTCGGTCTGCGCGTCGACCCGGCACCGGTCGGCTCGGGCGTGGCCTTCCGGCTGGAGGTGGAACTCGGCGCCATGCCGTACGCCTTCTTCAAGGCCGTCGAGGACACCGTGCGCGACACCCTCCACCAGGGGCTGGAGGGCTGGCAGGTCACCGACTGCACGGTCACCATGACCCACTCCGGCTACTGGCCCCGGCAGAGCCACGCCCACCAGGGCTTCGACAAGAGCATGTCCAGCACCGGAGCCGACTTCCGGGGCCTGACCCCGCTGGTCCTCGTCGAGGCGCTGCGCCGCGCGGGCACCCAGGTGTACGAACCGATGCACCGGTTCCGCATCGAGGCCCCGGCCGACACCCTCGGGGCCCTGCTGCCGGTGCTGGCCGCGCTGCGGGCCGTACCGCAGACCACCGAGACGCGCGGCGACCGCTGCGTTCTGGAGGGTGCGGTGCCGGCCGCCCGGGTGCACGCGCTGGAGCAGCGGCTGCCCGGACTCGCCCGTGGCGAGGGGGAGTTGGAGAGCGGCTTCGACCACTACGCGCCGGTCTCCCACGGAACCGTTCCGCGTCGCCCACGCAGTGATCACAACCCCCTCAACCGGAAGGAGTATCTGTTGAACGTGACGCGTCGAGTCGGCGGGTGA
- a CDS encoding MoxR family ATPase has translation MNGPEEVRARLEETGYLVDDGLAVACFLALRLHRPLFCEGDAGVGKTALAAALAEALGAPLIRLQCHEGIDASQALYDWDFPRQLLHLRAAEAAGTVDADRLEGELYDRRFLIARPLLRALETCPSVLLIDEIDRADDEFEAFLLELLSEFSVTIPELGTVRARKPPVVVLTSNRTREVHDALKRRCLYHWFDHPDFARELAIVRRRLPGVSQRLAEQVTALVQTLRAEDLLKPPGVAETIDWAEALDALGAREVDTELAMATLGSVLKYREDAERARGLLPAALQGV, from the coding sequence GTGAACGGCCCGGAAGAGGTGCGGGCCCGCCTGGAGGAGACGGGGTATCTCGTCGACGACGGGCTGGCCGTCGCCTGCTTCCTGGCCCTTCGGCTGCACCGGCCGCTGTTCTGCGAGGGCGACGCGGGCGTCGGCAAGACCGCGCTCGCGGCCGCCCTCGCCGAGGCGCTCGGCGCCCCGCTGATCCGGCTCCAGTGCCACGAGGGCATCGACGCCTCGCAGGCCCTGTACGACTGGGACTTCCCCCGTCAGCTGTTGCATCTGCGGGCCGCCGAGGCGGCCGGGACCGTGGACGCCGACCGGCTGGAGGGCGAGCTGTACGACCGCCGGTTCCTGATCGCCCGGCCGTTGCTGCGCGCCCTGGAGACCTGCCCGTCGGTGCTGCTGATCGACGAGATCGACCGCGCCGACGACGAGTTCGAGGCGTTCCTGCTGGAACTGCTGTCCGAGTTCTCGGTGACGATCCCGGAACTGGGCACGGTGCGGGCGCGGAAGCCACCGGTGGTCGTCCTCACCTCGAACCGGACCCGCGAGGTGCACGACGCCCTGAAGCGGCGCTGTCTCTACCACTGGTTCGACCATCCCGACTTCGCCCGTGAACTCGCCATCGTGCGGCGGCGGTTGCCCGGTGTGTCGCAGCGGCTGGCCGAACAGGTGACCGCGCTGGTGCAGACACTGCGCGCCGAGGACCTGCTCAAACCGCCGGGCGTGGCCGAGACGATCGACTGGGCCGAGGCACTCGACGCGCTGGGGGCGCGCGAGGTGGACACGGAGCTGGCGATGGCCACCCTGGGGTCGGTGCTGAAGTACCGGGAGGACGCGGAACGGGCGCGGGGGTTGCTTCCGGCGGCTCTGCAAGGTGTGTGA
- a CDS encoding SRPBCC family protein — protein MELHHEFTVPVPVDEAWRALLDIEGVAPCMPGASVEDYDGKTVTGSVKVKVGPITVTYRGTAVFEEQDESAHRMVLIASGRETRGQGTARATVTGTLTGQDGGTAVSVRTDLAVTGRPAQFGRGVMAEVGDRLIGQFARCLAERLGEPERVPGPLGEPETASEPVRPTQEPDDEPLDLLRAIGVPVAKRAAAALVAAAVVVVAATRIRRMWSRRV, from the coding sequence ATGGAACTGCACCACGAGTTCACCGTGCCGGTCCCGGTCGACGAGGCCTGGCGGGCGCTCCTCGACATCGAGGGGGTCGCGCCCTGCATGCCCGGGGCGAGTGTCGAGGACTACGACGGCAAGACCGTGACCGGCTCCGTGAAGGTCAAGGTCGGACCGATCACCGTGACGTACCGGGGGACCGCCGTCTTCGAGGAGCAGGACGAGTCCGCGCACCGCATGGTGCTGATCGCCAGCGGCCGGGAGACCCGCGGCCAGGGCACCGCACGGGCCACGGTGACCGGCACGCTCACCGGGCAGGACGGCGGTACGGCTGTGTCGGTGCGGACGGATCTGGCGGTGACCGGGCGGCCGGCGCAGTTCGGGCGGGGTGTGATGGCGGAGGTCGGCGACCGGCTGATCGGCCAGTTCGCCCGGTGTCTGGCGGAGCGGCTGGGCGAGCCGGAGAGGGTTCCGGGCCCGCTCGGCGAGCCGGAAACGGCCTCGGAGCCGGTCCGGCCGACCCAGGAGCCCGACGACGAGCCGCTCGACCTGCTGCGTGCGATCGGCGTACCGGTCGCCAAGCGGGCCGCGGCGGCACTGGTGGCGGCCGCCGTCGTGGTGGTCGCGGCCACCCGGATTCGGCGAATGTGGAGTCGACGGGTGTGA